A genome region from Gardnerella vaginalis includes the following:
- a CDS encoding carbohydrate ABC transporter permease — protein MIIFLAIPFWLLIITAGKTQSEALKLSMSVPKQWHLLENFLTVIRDGKMLAAFFGSIIVTLPSVFIAIFVGSMASWVLARRATKPVAALYVVGISGLILPPAVVTVMMLLKMIGLSGTAVGMICVYVGIYLSTVIFFVTGFIRTIPTALEESMRVDGASPIRIFFMLILPLLAPTIATATILLILYIWNDVFYALFILSGKMSTLPLNLYNVASAGLYLNNWHLIFAYIVLMSLPLLIVFGIAQRKIISGITGGAVK, from the coding sequence ATGATTATATTTCTTGCAATTCCATTTTGGCTGTTGATAATTACCGCTGGTAAAACACAGAGTGAAGCACTGAAACTTAGTATGTCTGTTCCTAAACAATGGCATTTGCTTGAAAATTTTTTGACTGTCATACGTGATGGGAAAATGTTAGCGGCATTTTTTGGATCTATAATTGTCACGTTACCATCTGTGTTTATTGCTATATTTGTCGGGTCAATGGCTTCGTGGGTTTTAGCAAGACGTGCAACTAAGCCTGTTGCAGCTTTGTATGTTGTAGGTATATCTGGGCTAATATTGCCTCCTGCCGTAGTTACAGTAATGATGCTGTTGAAAATGATTGGTCTTTCTGGAACTGCAGTAGGAATGATTTGCGTTTATGTTGGTATTTATTTGTCTACAGTTATATTCTTTGTAACTGGATTTATTCGTACTATACCTACGGCTTTAGAAGAATCGATGAGGGTAGATGGTGCTTCGCCTATTAGAATATTCTTCATGCTAATTCTTCCGCTTCTTGCACCAACAATTGCTACTGCAACCATTCTTCTTATACTCTATATATGGAATGACGTTTTTTACGCTCTATTTATACTTTCTGGAAAGATGAGTACATTGCCTCTTAATTTGTATAATGTTGCTAGCGCTGGATTGTATCTTAATAATTGGCATTTGATTTTTGCGTATATAGTTCTTATGAGTCTGCCATTGCTTATAGTTTTTGGTATAGCACAGCGAAAGATAATCAGTGGTATTACTGGAGGTGCAGTAAAGTAG
- the xylA gene encoding xylose isomerase: protein MSLWDIDKIEYVGRAQGPKEGLAFHYYDADRVVAGKKMKDWLRFAVAWWHTFDQTLVDPFGTGTAHRPYYGKYSDPMDEALAKVDYAFELFQKLSVGYFCFHDRDIAPEGDTLRETNRNLDRVVDKIEENMKSTGIKLLWNTSSLFTNPRFVSGASTSPFADIYAYSAGQLKHSLEIGKRLGAENYVFWGGREGYENLWNTQMKREQEHMAKFFHMCHDYAQEIGFDAQFLIEPKAKEPTMHQYDFDASTAIAFLRTYDLMDVFKLNLEGNHANLAGHTYQHEIRTAREAGVLGSLDANQGDKLIGWDMDEFPTDLYETSTVMWEVLQEGSIGPHGGLNFDAKPRRTSFDAEDLFRSHIAGMDSFAAGLLVAAKMHEDKFIENLQADRYSSYDSGIGLTVENGTASLSSLEEYALDIPQEKLIAATKSDHLESVKATINNYIIDALREG from the coding sequence ATGAGTTTATGGGATATTGATAAGATCGAATATGTAGGTAGAGCGCAAGGTCCAAAGGAGGGTCTAGCTTTTCACTACTACGATGCAGATAGAGTTGTAGCTGGAAAAAAGATGAAAGATTGGTTGCGCTTTGCTGTTGCATGGTGGCATACTTTCGACCAAACTCTTGTTGATCCATTTGGAACTGGTACAGCTCATAGACCGTATTATGGCAAATATAGTGATCCTATGGATGAGGCTTTAGCTAAAGTCGATTATGCATTTGAGCTTTTCCAGAAATTGTCGGTAGGATATTTCTGCTTCCATGATCGCGACATAGCTCCAGAAGGTGATACTCTTCGTGAAACCAATCGTAATCTCGATCGTGTGGTTGATAAAATTGAAGAGAATATGAAGTCAACAGGTATTAAATTGCTATGGAATACCTCGTCATTGTTTACAAATCCTAGATTTGTGTCTGGCGCTTCAACGTCTCCATTCGCGGATATTTATGCATACTCTGCAGGTCAGCTAAAGCATAGTTTAGAGATTGGCAAACGCTTAGGTGCTGAAAATTATGTATTCTGGGGTGGTCGTGAAGGATACGAAAACCTGTGGAATACACAAATGAAGCGCGAACAAGAACATATGGCAAAATTCTTCCACATGTGCCATGATTATGCGCAGGAAATTGGTTTTGATGCGCAATTCTTGATTGAGCCAAAGGCTAAAGAGCCAACGATGCATCAGTATGATTTTGATGCTTCGACTGCAATCGCGTTCTTGAGAACATATGATTTGATGGATGTATTTAAGCTGAATCTCGAAGGTAATCATGCTAATTTAGCTGGTCATACTTATCAACATGAGATTCGTACTGCTAGAGAAGCAGGTGTTCTTGGATCTTTGGATGCAAACCAAGGTGACAAGCTTATTGGGTGGGATATGGATGAATTCCCAACTGATCTTTATGAAACTTCAACTGTAATGTGGGAAGTTTTGCAAGAAGGGTCGATTGGTCCTCATGGTGGTCTTAATTTTGATGCTAAGCCACGTCGTACGTCTTTTGATGCTGAGGATTTGTTCCGTTCTCATATTGCTGGTATGGATTCATTTGCAGCAGGTTTGTTGGTAGCTGCAAAAATGCATGAAGATAAATTCATTGAGAATTTACAGGCAGATCGTTACTCTTCATATGATTCTGGTATTGGCTTAACTGTAGAAAACGGCACAGCCAGCTTGTCGTCTCTTGAAGAATATGCTTTGGATATTCCTCAAGAAAAGTTGATTGCTGCAACTAAATCTGATCATCTTGAATCAGTGAAGGCAACGATTAACAATTACATTATTGATGCGCTAAGAGAAGGGTGA
- a CDS encoding glycoside hydrolase family 36 protein: MRDDCKPEPLVQAKIVGDSYPDGFAQGRTMRNSSTVQGMHFVSQNCVMRGKSSFITTVLEDSRHVQYIHNLQFGACSSTIEITTEVKNCGNKPVTLEMLSSFTLGSLSPLLTGLAAESMRIHRLHSTWSAEGRLITERPEDLQLEPDWQQHSANSLRFGSVGSFPVREWAPFIAIEDIVNNVTWAVSTTHASSWQMEIYRRDNGLSISGGIADREFGHWMHTINPGESFTAPSAIATVVQGGVDLASQCLLEHTRENLSLPKNEKAHLPIIFNEYCSTWGLPTEKSVLSQSKIISKHDIDYVVIDAGWFDHESFDTAIRFGKWCVDKQSFPHGMKYVVERLHNLGLKVGIWFEFEAVGEDEESLFNRTQWLLKRDGVPITSGQRRFWDMRNKNVREYLRVRVINFLKENKIDYLKVDYNDSIGIGCETLDCDYRCDCNSLGDGLYSHIQATMSFFDEIRKSLPNLVIEICSAGGHRLVQSFMQIASMASFSDAHECIESPIIAANMHRMILPRQSQIWAVMRENLDENAVIYRLCTGFLGRLCLSGDVESLSDWQWRLIDKAIGLYQKINKTIDCGISSWIGSGIVSYRSPKGWQAIIRKPMDCNNPLFVVLHTFAKSPCKVILPIPHQFVDKNIETFMSESIKISFDGDSLCISNLHDFEAAVIVFD, from the coding sequence ATGCGTGATGATTGCAAGCCAGAACCATTAGTACAAGCGAAAATTGTTGGTGATTCTTATCCAGATGGTTTCGCGCAAGGCAGAACAATGAGAAATTCATCTACGGTGCAGGGTATGCATTTCGTTTCTCAGAATTGCGTTATGAGAGGCAAATCTTCGTTTATTACTACAGTATTAGAAGACAGTAGACATGTACAGTATATTCATAATTTGCAATTTGGAGCTTGTTCGTCAACTATAGAGATCACTACAGAAGTAAAAAATTGTGGAAATAAACCCGTTACGTTAGAGATGTTGTCGAGTTTTACTTTAGGTTCTCTATCGCCATTATTGACAGGTCTTGCAGCAGAAAGCATGAGAATACACAGACTTCATAGTACTTGGAGTGCAGAGGGACGTTTAATCACAGAAAGACCAGAAGATCTTCAGCTAGAGCCTGATTGGCAACAGCATAGTGCAAATTCTTTACGGTTTGGAAGTGTAGGGTCTTTCCCCGTGAGAGAGTGGGCTCCTTTTATTGCAATAGAAGATATTGTAAATAATGTTACATGGGCTGTATCAACAACTCATGCTTCTAGCTGGCAGATGGAAATATATAGGCGCGATAATGGTCTTTCTATATCTGGAGGTATTGCAGATCGTGAGTTTGGTCATTGGATGCATACAATTAACCCTGGGGAATCTTTTACTGCTCCTTCTGCTATCGCAACTGTAGTGCAAGGTGGAGTTGACTTAGCATCTCAATGTTTATTGGAACATACTCGTGAGAATTTATCTCTGCCGAAAAATGAGAAGGCACATCTTCCTATAATTTTTAATGAATATTGCTCAACATGGGGATTGCCTACTGAGAAAAGTGTTCTTTCGCAATCTAAAATAATAAGTAAGCATGATATTGACTATGTTGTTATTGATGCTGGTTGGTTTGATCATGAGTCGTTTGATACTGCAATAAGGTTCGGAAAATGGTGTGTTGATAAGCAATCTTTTCCTCACGGTATGAAATATGTTGTAGAAAGGCTTCATAACTTAGGTTTAAAAGTTGGAATATGGTTTGAATTTGAAGCAGTGGGAGAAGATGAAGAATCCTTATTCAATCGTACGCAATGGCTGCTTAAAAGGGATGGTGTTCCTATAACGTCAGGGCAACGTCGTTTTTGGGATATGAGAAATAAAAATGTAAGAGAATACTTACGTGTGCGAGTAATTAATTTCTTGAAAGAAAATAAAATTGATTACCTTAAAGTGGATTACAATGACTCTATAGGCATAGGTTGTGAAACCTTAGATTGCGATTATAGGTGTGATTGTAACTCTCTTGGTGATGGTCTTTACTCGCATATTCAAGCTACTATGTCTTTCTTTGATGAAATACGAAAATCTTTACCTAATCTTGTTATTGAAATATGTTCAGCTGGTGGTCATAGATTAGTTCAATCTTTTATGCAAATTGCTTCAATGGCTAGCTTCTCTGATGCACATGAATGTATTGAATCTCCTATCATTGCAGCCAATATGCATAGGATGATTTTGCCGAGACAATCGCAAATTTGGGCAGTGATGAGGGAAAATCTCGATGAGAATGCTGTCATTTATAGGCTTTGTACGGGTTTTCTAGGTAGATTGTGCCTATCTGGGGATGTTGAAAGTTTATCTGATTGGCAATGGAGGTTAATAGATAAGGCTATAGGTCTGTATCAAAAAATTAATAAAACAATCGATTGCGGTATAAGCAGTTGGATTGGTAGTGGAATAGTCAGCTATCGTAGTCCTAAAGGTTGGCAAGCAATCATAAGGAAACCTATGGATTGTAATAATCCTCTGTTTGTTGTGCTGCATACTTTTGCTAAATCACCTTGTAAAGTTATATTGCCTATTCCACATCAATTTGTGGATAAAAATATAGAAACTTTTATGTCAGAAAGTATAAAAATATCGTTCGATGGCGATAGCTTGTGTATAAGTAATCTTCATGATTTTGAAGCGGCTGTTATTGTTTTTGACTAG
- a CDS encoding LacI family DNA-binding transcriptional regulator gives MTKRSNNNNKPPSISDVAKLAEVSTSSVSRYLNHSESLTPAKRESIANAIKLLDYHPSLLAQGLASKRSNVITFFAGQDLLYGVVGCIKGVERIASQSGVVVNVILFDEHQSPYTLKQCIKSALSTNPLGIIIDQPRYGIACDEIIRNAQKDLPIVLIGGNRRKGQYQLFTHDDQGGYAITKYLLSLGSDTVYYVAPPEEDEEQTRQSGWKKALEEAGAVIPNPYKTSWDPLDAEKIGVSLGRRNDVTAIFAGNDEIALGVMRGLYSVGKHVPEDINVIGFDDNPIARLSVPALTTWHQDFELFGAYAAQIILDQSNGKAVIDKDEPHFIGHNTEQLVIRESTRYRKNG, from the coding sequence GTGACAAAGAGGTCGAACAATAATAATAAACCGCCATCTATTAGTGATGTGGCTAAGCTTGCTGAAGTATCTACATCGTCTGTATCTAGGTATCTTAATCATTCTGAGAGTTTAACGCCAGCTAAGAGGGAAAGTATTGCTAATGCTATTAAATTACTTGATTATCATCCGTCATTGCTGGCGCAAGGTTTAGCTTCAAAGCGATCTAATGTAATAACATTTTTCGCTGGTCAAGATTTACTATATGGCGTTGTTGGTTGCATAAAAGGCGTTGAAAGAATAGCTTCGCAATCAGGAGTTGTGGTTAACGTTATTTTGTTTGATGAGCATCAATCTCCTTATACTCTTAAGCAATGTATTAAGTCAGCATTAAGTACTAATCCATTGGGAATAATAATTGATCAACCTCGATATGGAATAGCGTGTGATGAAATTATTAGAAATGCGCAGAAAGATTTACCAATTGTTCTTATTGGTGGGAATAGGCGTAAGGGACAGTATCAATTGTTCACTCACGATGATCAGGGTGGATATGCGATAACAAAATATTTGTTATCTCTCGGATCAGATACTGTCTATTATGTTGCGCCTCCAGAAGAAGATGAAGAGCAAACTAGGCAATCTGGTTGGAAAAAAGCCTTAGAGGAAGCTGGAGCAGTAATACCAAATCCATATAAAACCTCGTGGGATCCATTAGATGCTGAAAAAATTGGTGTGTCTCTTGGCAGGCGCAATGATGTAACTGCTATTTTTGCTGGTAATGATGAAATTGCTTTAGGAGTTATGCGTGGTTTATATTCAGTTGGTAAACATGTTCCTGAAGATATAAATGTTATTGGATTTGACGATAACCCAATTGCTAGATTATCTGTTCCAGCATTAACTACATGGCACCAAGATTTTGAACTTTTTGGAGCTTATGCTGCTCAGATAATTCTAGATCAGTCAAATGGTAAAGCAGTAATAGATAAAGATGAGCCACATTTTATAGGTCATAATACAGAGCAATTAGTTATTCGTGAATCTACTCGTTATCGTAAAAATGGATAG